In Elephas maximus indicus isolate mEleMax1 chromosome 4, mEleMax1 primary haplotype, whole genome shotgun sequence, a genomic segment contains:
- the GPR162 gene encoding probable G-protein coupled receptor 162: MARGGAGAEEASLRSNALSWLACGLLALLANAWIILSISAKQQKHKPLELLLCFLAGTHILMAAVPLTTFAVVQLRRQASSDYDWNESICKVFVSTYYTLALATCFTVASLSYHRMWMVRWPVNYRLSNAKKQALHAVMGIWMVSFILSTLPSIGWHNNGERYYARGCQFIVSKIGLGFGVCFSLLLLGGIVMGLVCVAITFYQTLWARPQRARQARRAGGSGGAKGGGPGGLGTRPAFEVPAIVVEDARGKRRSSLDGSESAKTSLQVTNLVSAIVFLYDSLTGVPILVVSFFSLKSDSAPPWMVLAVLWCSMAQTLLLPSFIWSCERYRADVRTVWEQCVAIMSEEDGDDDGGCDDYADGRVCKVRFDANGATGPGCLDPTQVKLLPGRHTLFPPLERVHYLQVPLSRRLSHDETNIFSTPRAPGSFLHKWSSSDDIRVLPAQSRALGGPPEYLGRHRRLEDEEDEEEAEGGGLASLRQFLEGGVLGAGGGPLRGPGFFREEITTFIDETPLPSPAASPGPSPQRPRPLGISPRRLSLGSPDSGAIGLPLGLSAGRRCSLTGGEGSARAWGGSWGPGNPIFPQLTL, from the exons ATGgctcggggcggggcgggggcagaGGAGGCCTCTCTGCGCTCCAACGCATTGTCCTGGCTGGCCTGTGGGCTGCTGGCACTGCTGGCCAATGCCTGGATCATCCTCAGCATCTCTGCCAAGCAGCAGAAGCACAAGCCACTGGAGTTGTTGCTCTGCTTCCTAGCAGGCACACACATACTCATGGCAGCTGTGCCTCTCACCACCTTTGCTGTAGTGCAGCTACGGCGCCAGGCTTCCTCTGACTATGACTGGAATGAGAGCATCTGCAAGGTCTTTGTGTCCACCTACTACACACTGGCCCTAGCCACCTGCTTCACAGTAGCCTCACTCTCCTACCATCGCATGTGGATGGTGCGTTGGCCCGTCAACTATCGCCTCAGCAATGCCAAGAAGCAGGCACTGCATGCAGTCATGGGCATCTGGATGGTCAGCTTCATCCTCTCCACACTGCCCTCCATCGGCTGGCACAACAACGGGGAGCGCTACTATGCCCGTGGCTGCCAGTTCATAGTCTCCAAGATTGGCCTTGGCTTTGGTGTCTGCTTCAGCCTCTTGCTACTTGGGGGCATTGTCATGGGGCTAGTCTGTGTGGCCATCACCTTCTACCAGACATTGTGGGCCCGGCCCCAGAGGGCTCGGCAGGCCCGGAGAGCAGGGGGTAGTGGTGGAGCCAAGGGGGGTGGGCCAGGGGGCTTGGGTACCCGGCCAGCCTTTGAAGTGCCAGCCATTGTGGTGGAGGATGCTCGAGGGAAGCGGCGATCCTCGCTGGACGGCTCTGAGTCTGCCAAGACATCCCTGCAGGTCACCAACTTAGTCAGCGCCATCGTCTTTCTCTATGACTCACTCACAGGGGTACCCATCTTG GTGGTGAGCTTCTTCTCCCTTAAGTCCGACTCGGCTCCACCGTGGATGGTGTTGGCTGTGCTATGGTGCTCTATGGCACAGACGCTGCTGCTGCCCTCCTTCATCTGGTCCTGTGAGCGCTACCGCGCCGACGTACGCACCGTGTGGGAGCAGTGCGTGGCTATCATGTCCGAGGAGGATGGCGATGACG ATGGGGGCTGTGATGACTACGCAGACGGCCGAGTGTGCAAAGTTCGCTTTGATGCTAATGGAGCCACAGGACCAGGCTGCCTGGACCCCACCCAGGTGAAGCTGCTGCCTGGGAGGCATACGCTCTTTCCTCCTCTTGAGAGGGTCCACTACTTACAG GTCCCTCTGTCCCGCCGTCTGTCCCACGACGAGACCAACATCTTCTCTACCCCTCGGGCACCAGGCTCCTTCCTGCACAAGTGGTCATCCTCTGATGATATCCGGGTCCTCCCAGCCCAGAGCCGGGCCCTAGGAGGCCCTCCTGAATACCTAGGACGGCACCGCAGGCTGGAGGATGAGGAGGACGAGGAGGAGGCTGAAGGTGGAGGGCTGGCTAgcctccgtcaattcctggagggtGGGGTTCTGGGGGCAGGTGGGGGACCCCTACGGGGTCCTGGCTTCTTCCGGGAGGAGATCACCACCTTCATTGATGAGACACCTCTGCCTTCTCCAGCTGCCTCACCAGGGCCCTCTCCTCAAAGGCCCAGGCCACTGGGCATTTCACCCCGCAGACTCTCCCTTGGATCCCCTGATAGTGGAGCCATTGGACTTCCTTTGGGGCTAAGTGCAGGGAGACGCTGCTCCCTGACAGGGGGTGAAGGGAGTGCCAGGGCTTGGGGAGGATCCTGGGGCCCAGGCAACCCCATCTTCCCCCAGCTGACCCTGTGA